The following is a genomic window from Myxococcales bacterium.
ACAAAGGGCTGGAACAAAAATAACACCATCACTATCTAAGACGGTTTCCGCTAGCGACTCAATTTCTTCCTCATTTTTTATAAGCGAAAAAGTATCTTTCAAGAATTGGATCGCTGCACCGGCAATAAATGCAGATCCTTCTAAACAATAGGTTGGATTATCACCGATTTGATAGGCAATTGTCGTTATCAATCCATGTTTAGAAAAAATAATTTCATTTCCTGTGTTCATGAGAATAAAACAACCGGTTCCGAAAGTTGCCTTGGTGTCACCTTTTTCAAAACACGTTTGACCAAAGAGTGATGCTTGTTGATCACCTGCTAAGGCAGCGATGGGAATGCCGTCAGGTAAAAAGGATAAACCTTTTGTTTTTCCATAAATTCCAGCACTTGGCACAATGCGAGGAAGGCAATTTTTGGGAACATCAAAAATTTCAACACACTCATCGTTCCACTGACAAGAACGAATATCCATAAGCATGGTTCTTGATGCGTTGCTAACATCGCTAATATGAAGTTCTCCTCCTGAAAACCAGTGAGCTAAAAAGGAATCGATTGTGCCAAATTTTAAGGACTTATTTGTCAGTTTTTCTTTGAGCCCATCGATATTTTCAATAAGCCATGTAAGTTTGCTGGCTGAAAAATATGGGTCAACGCGAAGTCCTGTTTTTTGGTGAATACGCTCATCAAGCTTCTGCTGTTTTAGTCTTTGACAAATAGGAAGACTTCTTTTGCATTGCCAAACGATAAAAGGATAAACTCCATCGCTATTATTATCAAAAATGCATGTAGTTTCCCGTTGGTTGGTGATACCAAGAGCAACAATTTGGTGAGGATTAATGCCGCTGCTTTCAATAGCTTGAGAGACACTTTGTTTCACCGACTGTTTTATATCTGCTGAATGGTGTTCTACGTACCCTGCTTGCGGGTAGTGTTGTGGATAATTTTTAGAGCCAGAGCCAACAATTTTTCCTTTTTTATTTATAAGTAAAGCGGTTGTTGTGGTTGTTCCTTGATCAATTGCAAGTATGTAACCCATAATTACACCTGTTTCTCGGTTAAACGAGATCCTCTTTTCTTATCTATATTTTTTCTTCATCATTTTTGGGTAATCACCTGATAAAAAAGCACGAGAGAAAACATGAGCCACTCAATAACACTTATTCGTGGAGATGGAATTGGTCCTGAAGTCGTTGGAGCAGCGGTGGATATTATTGAAGCTGTTGGAGTAAAAGTCGACTGGGATATTCAAGATCTTGGTGTGTGCGCCTTAGAAAAAAAGGGAAACGCCACCCCAAAAGAAAGCTTTGATTCGATCATAAAAAACAAGGTAGCTCTCAAAGGGCCAACAACCACTCCGCTTGGAGGAGGGCACAGAAGTGCCAATGTGGCTTTGAGAAAAGAACTCGATCTTTACGCATGTATACGGCCTGTAAAATCTATAGAGGGGGTGGCCTCTCGTTTTAGAGATGTCGATATTGTGGTGGTGCGAGAAAACACAGAAGGACTTTATGTTGGTCAAGAGTTAGAAATACAGCCAGGGTGCATTATTTCCCTGCGCACGACAACAAAAAAAGCCAGCATGCGAATTGCTCAAAGCGCTTTTAAGTTTTCCAAAACTTATGGTAGATCAAAAATCACCTGCGTTCATAAGGCAAATATTCTTAAACAAAGCGATGGATTATTTTTGCAATGCGCTGAGCGAGTAGCCCAGGAAAACCCTCACGTAATTTATGAGCAAGCAATTATTGATGCCCTTTGTATGCGGCTTGTAATTGAACCAGAAAAATTTGATGTGTTGCTTTTAGAAAATATGTTTGGCGATATTGTTTCTGATCTTTGCGCGGGTTTGATTGGGGGGCTTGGTTTGGTACCTGGAGCCAACATCGGAGATGAATGTGCGGTATTTGAAGCTGTTCATGGTTCAGCACCA
Proteins encoded in this region:
- a CDS encoding glycerol kinase, with protein sequence MGYILAIDQGTTTTTALLINKKGKIVGSGSKNYPQHYPQAGYVEHHSADIKQSVKQSVSQAIESSGINPHQIVALGITNQRETTCIFDNNSDGVYPFIVWQCKRSLPICQRLKQQKLDERIHQKTGLRVDPYFSASKLTWLIENIDGLKEKLTNKSLKFGTIDSFLAHWFSGGELHISDVSNASRTMLMDIRSCQWNDECVEIFDVPKNCLPRIVPSAGIYGKTKGLSFLPDGIPIAALAGDQQASLFGQTCFEKGDTKATFGTGCFILMNTGNEIIFSKHGLITTIAYQIGDNPTYCLEGSAFIAGAAIQFLKDTFSLIKNEEEIESLAETVLDSDGVIFVPALCGLGAPYWLPDARGVLSGLSRGTTKGHIARAVLEGIALQNTEIMLAMTDDAFRPTVLKVDGGASQNNLLMQIQAELLGINCIRSESAQKTAQGIAYMAGLATGFFGSLEELKTFNITTKEFSPKKDVVWAKDKIKGYKRALMKV
- a CDS encoding isocitrate/isopropylmalate dehydrogenase family protein → MSHSITLIRGDGIGPEVVGAAVDIIEAVGVKVDWDIQDLGVCALEKKGNATPKESFDSIIKNKVALKGPTTTPLGGGHRSANVALRKELDLYACIRPVKSIEGVASRFRDVDIVVVRENTEGLYVGQELEIQPGCIISLRTTTKKASMRIAQSAFKFSKTYGRSKITCVHKANILKQSDGLFLQCAERVAQENPHVIYEQAIIDALCMRLVIEPEKFDVLLLENMFGDIVSDLCAGLIGGLGLVPGANIGDECAVFEAVHGSAPDIAGKNIANPCAMIQSAVMMLRYLGEQEAALKIESALLGVLKQKHLKTKDLGGELGTKEFTQNVIESLR